ATCCGGTTGCCAACCCAGTGATTCTGGCAAATGAACCACCACCATGTCCGCAGCTTCCGCCGCAGGCACCAAAGTAGCCTTGTGTACCCCCATACGCATGGTATTTGAACGTGGATCGATAATCCCCCAAATTCGAGCATGTGGGAAAGCCGCGCGCGCGGCTAAGAGGGTCTTACGTATGGCCGTGGGGTGATGGGCAAAATCTTCAAAAATTTGTATGCCTGCCACATTTGCCACAGGTTGCATTCGTCGCGCCACGCCCACAAACTGTGTAAGCGCTTCTGCTGCAACGGCTGGCAACACCCCCACATGATAGGCCGCCGCCATGGCCGCCACCGCGTTGGCGATATTATGCTCGCCATACAGCGACCAACTGACCCGATGACGCTCCCCATTAGGCGCCCTAAATTCGAAACACTGACCATCCGCAGACACCAATCGATACTGCCAGTCGCCATCCTTTGCCCCAAATGTTCGAACGGTTGTCCAGCATCCCATTTCCAATACGCGGGTAATTTGATCATCACCTTCCGGCACAATAATTTGGCCATTGCCGGGCACCGTCCGCACAAGGTGGTGAAACTGCTTTCGAATGGCAGCCATATCTTCAAAGATATCCGCATGATCAAACTCAAGATTGTTAATGATGAGCGTACTGGGCCGGTAATGAATCATCTTTGACCGCTTATCAAAAAAAGCACTGTCGTATTCGTCTGCTTCGATGACAAAAAATTCACTCTCACCGAGTCTGGCCGAAACACCAAAGTTTTGTGGCACGCCGCCAATTAAAAAACCAGGGGCATAGCCAGCATGATCAAGTATCCAGGTGAGCATGGATGACGTAGTGGTTTTGCCATGCGTCCCGGACACTGCCAAAACCCAACGCTCGCGCAAAACGTGTTCGTATAACCATTGCGGCCCGGAAACCATGGCGAGCCGTCGATCCAGAATGTTTTCGAGCATTGGGTTGCCACGACTGATGGCATTACCAACGATGAAGCCATCAACCGCTGTGGGCGGTTCTCGTTCGTAGCCTTCATCAACCTTGATGCCCAACGCCTCAAGCTGGGTGCTCATTGGCGGATAGGTGTTCGAGTCCACTCCGGAGACGGTGTGGCCAAGCGCTTTTGCCAGCCGTGCGATCCCCCCCATAAACGTGCCGCAAATGCCCAAAATATAAAAATGCGCCATGATGAATGCTGAAATTGCGTCCAAACTGGCCTCATCATAATCACGACGATGACAGGCCACAAGGAAAACTGCATCCCGAACCTGATTCGGGTATCATTGAGGCGCTTTCGGTACACACAATAATTAGAAGGGTAACATCAGCCATGGCGAATGAAATTCCAAATGCTTTTTATGCACAATCAGGCGGTGTGACCGCCGTCATCAATGCTTCTGCTGCGGGCGTCATTGAAACGGCACGCCAGCATCCCGATAGAATTGGCAAGGTATACGCTGGACGAAACGGCATTATCGGCGCATTACTCGAAGACTTGATTGATACCTCGCTGGAAAGCGATGAAGCCATCGCAGCACTTAAGCATACGCCGTCAGGGGCTTTTGGCTCGTGCCGCTATAAGCTCAAGAGCCTCGAAGAAAACAAGGCTGAATACGAACGCCTGATCGAAGTGTTCCGTGCCCATAACATTCGGTATTTTTTCTACAACGGTGGCGGCGATTCCATGGACACCGCACATAAAGTTTCCATGTTGTCCGAGCGAATGAACTTTCCTATCCAATGCATCGGCATTCCGAAAACTGTCGATAACGATTTACCCATCACAGACAACTGTCCTGGCTTTGGTTCGGTCGCGAAGTATGTTGCTGTATCCATCAAAGAGGCGGCCTTCGACGTAGCATCGATGGCGAAAACATCGACCAAGGTCTTTGTTCTGGAGGTCATGGGCAGGCATGCAGGATGGATAGCAGCCGCGGGTGGCTTAGCCGCTGAAAGAGAAGGCGATGCGCCGCACGTCATTCTATTTCCAGAAATTCCATTTGACCAAGAAGCATTTTTAGCGCGCGTTAAGCACGCCGTCGAAACTTGGGGCTATTGTGCCTTGGTCGTTTCAGAAGGCGTTCGCACCGCCGATGGTCAGTTTTTGTCTGACGCTGGTACCACAGACGCTTTTGGCCACAAGCAGCTTGGCGGAGTGGCGCCACTCATTGCTCAAATGGTCAAACAACATTTGGGCTATAAGTACCATTGGGCGGTCGCCGATTATTTGCAACGGGCGGCCAGACACATCGCCTCAAAAACGGACGTCGAACAAGCATATGCTATGGGAAAAGCCGCGGTGGAAATGGCTCTGGCTGGAAAAAATGCGGTCATGCCAACGATCGAGCGCCTCAGTGATGCACCTTATCGATGGCAAGTTGGTGAAGCGCCGCTATCGGCCGTGGCCAACGTGGAGAAAAAATTACCTCGAGATTTCATCACGGCCGATGGTTTTGGCATCACGGAAAAAGCACGGCGTTACCTGCAACCATTGATCGAAGGCGAAGATTACCCGCCTTATGTCAATGGCTTGCCCTACTATGTGCGCCTAAAGAATATTTTGGTGCCTAAAAAACTGCCCGAAGACTTCACGCTCTGAGGACATGCGCGGAACCTGTCACCACTGCGGGTTCCGCAAATATTCCTGTTTAATCACGTCATTAAACACGTCAACATAGCGCCCGGGAAACTGGCGATCCCGCTCGCAGTTGATCAACCGAACGGCCGACAGAAGACTCTTTTTGTAGGGGCGATCCGGTCGATCAGAAGTCACCGCCATGAACGTATCCGCCAAGGCCAAAAACCATGCACCGGGGCAGTCACCTTCACCGACCAAACCCTCTAGATATCCCTTCCCGTCGAAGCGCTCGTGGTGTCTGAGCACAATTTCAGAGGCGATTTCGAACCCAGGGATTTGCCGCAACAAACCAGCTCCGACGCGAACATGGTTTTTGACGGTTTCCCACTCTTCGTGGCTTAAACTGCCTGCCTTTTCGCGAATTTCGCGGGGCACCAGCACCATCGAAAACTCATGCACCAACACCGCGGCATCAAGCTGGAGTGGCTCTAGGCTTTCGCCGCCCGCCGCTTGCCACGCAGAATTCAATCTTTGGCACAACTGCAATGTGCGCGCCATTCGTGTCATACGCCATGGCTCGTCATAATGGGCACTTTGGGCGAGATCATAAAAAAACTGTAGACGCTCATCTTTTGTGACTTCCGTCGTATGAGACTCGGATGACACCGTTGACTGCAGCTGGTAATCACCCCGTAAAATGCCAGCCAGAGCCTGCTGCGAAATGTCCCGCACTGGTACCTTGTCGGCTCCACCCACCGCATCAATCAGCCGCTGCAACTGCTCAAGCCTGCTGCCATCACATACTCCTGAACTCACCATCTCGCCAATCAGAGGTTCGATTTCATGAATCACTGCCTGAACAAACTTGCCCAACGGGTCACAATATTCAAGTTCACCATCTCGGACCCGAGCGACAATGTTTTCCAAATGGTGCAACACATCAACAAAGGGTTGCAAAAAGACCATATTACAATTGCCCTTGACCGAATGCACCGCGCGGAAAAAGCGGTGCAGCAATTCAGGGTTTGGATTGGTCTCAGACAATTGATCTAGACTGGCATCCATATCTTCAATGGCTTCTTGGATGCCTTGATAAAAGTCACCTTTCAGTTCATCGTCGAGCTCCGCAAACTCGGGACATGCCAATTCACTCATAGGCGCCTACTAATCCTGGGGAATATAAAAACCAGTATAATCGACTTCCCTGTCTCGTGCATATTTCCAGATTTGCTCAAAGTTCTATAAAAGTGGTGCAATCACCAGTGACACAATGGCCATCACATTAATCAAAATATTCATCGACGGGCCACTGGTATCCTTGAATGGATCGCCCACAGTATCACCGACCACAGTGGCCGCATGGGTGTCACTGCCTTTGCCCCCGTGATGCCCTTTCTCGACATGTTTCTTGGCATTATCCCAGGCGCCGCCTGCATTCGCCATTTTTAGTGCCAACACGACCGCCGATAGTAGGCCGCCAGCCAGCACACCACCTAACGCTTCACCACCCAGCGTGAAGCCAACCAATGGCGGTACGAGCACAGCAATCACGCCCGGCAGAATCATTTTTTTCAGTGCGGCAGTCGTCGCAATGTCAATACAACGGTCACTGTCAGGCTCTGCAGAGCCTTCCATTAGCCCTGGAATTTCTTTGAACTGGCGCCGAATTTCCCGAATCATTTCAAAAGCCGCATCGCCAACAG
Above is a genomic segment from Gammaproteobacteria bacterium containing:
- a CDS encoding HD domain-containing protein, whose amino-acid sequence is MSELACPEFAELDDELKGDFYQGIQEAIEDMDASLDQLSETNPNPELLHRFFRAVHSVKGNCNMVFLQPFVDVLHHLENIVARVRDGELEYCDPLGKFVQAVIHEIEPLIGEMVSSGVCDGSRLEQLQRLIDAVGGADKVPVRDISQQALAGILRGDYQLQSTVSSESHTTEVTKDERLQFFYDLAQSAHYDEPWRMTRMARTLQLCQRLNSAWQAAGGESLEPLQLDAAVLVHEFSMVLVPREIREKAGSLSHEEWETVKNHVRVGAGLLRQIPGFEIASEIVLRHHERFDGKGYLEGLVGEGDCPGAWFLALADTFMAVTSDRPDRPYKKSLLSAVRLINCERDRQFPGRYVDVFNDVIKQEYLRNPQW
- a CDS encoding 6-phosphofructokinase, with the translated sequence MANEIPNAFYAQSGGVTAVINASAAGVIETARQHPDRIGKVYAGRNGIIGALLEDLIDTSLESDEAIAALKHTPSGAFGSCRYKLKSLEENKAEYERLIEVFRAHNIRYFFYNGGGDSMDTAHKVSMLSERMNFPIQCIGIPKTVDNDLPITDNCPGFGSVAKYVAVSIKEAAFDVASMAKTSTKVFVLEVMGRHAGWIAAAGGLAAEREGDAPHVILFPEIPFDQEAFLARVKHAVETWGYCALVVSEGVRTADGQFLSDAGTTDAFGHKQLGGVAPLIAQMVKQHLGYKYHWAVADYLQRAARHIASKTDVEQAYAMGKAAVEMALAGKNAVMPTIERLSDAPYRWQVGEAPLSAVANVEKKLPRDFITADGFGITEKARRYLQPLIEGEDYPPYVNGLPYYVRLKNILVPKKLPEDFTL
- the mpl gene encoding UDP-N-acetylmuramate:L-alanyl-gamma-D-glutamyl-meso-diaminopimelate ligase: MAHFYILGICGTFMGGIARLAKALGHTVSGVDSNTYPPMSTQLEALGIKVDEGYEREPPTAVDGFIVGNAISRGNPMLENILDRRLAMVSGPQWLYEHVLRERWVLAVSGTHGKTTTSSMLTWILDHAGYAPGFLIGGVPQNFGVSARLGESEFFVIEADEYDSAFFDKRSKMIHYRPSTLIINNLEFDHADIFEDMAAIRKQFHHLVRTVPGNGQIIVPEGDDQITRVLEMGCWTTVRTFGAKDGDWQYRLVSADGQCFEFRAPNGERHRVSWSLYGEHNIANAVAAMAAAYHVGVLPAVAAEALTQFVGVARRMQPVANVAGIQIFEDFAHHPTAIRKTLLAARAAFPHARIWGIIDPRSNTMRMGVHKATLVPAAEAADMVVVHLPESLGWQPDGIDEKRVKSVRDIEQLLALLDTALDSGDIVVSMSNGGFGQFPQRLAERLEARQ